One segment of Micromonospora parathelypteridis DNA contains the following:
- a CDS encoding DUF5701 family protein, with product MTVTPFDAETEFDRQLDRLVQLGYPALAGLPETAFRDLVAPLRVRAVEGTADLPAPTDARVPFLLVITRDLIGVVERLELTTLDGKRKPGLLDRNYAEADLPRFDPIKELEVPTGTAYLLFDVDRGEEFRNLPPSTAVEGMTAQGRLPLTIDEGLAFVTLHPAALASNRCFSLVGSRCGDKRVPALWISQGAPKLGWCWYGNPHTWLGSASARPERVGLE from the coding sequence GTGACCGTCACTCCGTTCGACGCCGAGACCGAGTTCGACCGCCAACTCGACCGACTGGTGCAATTGGGTTACCCCGCCCTGGCCGGGCTGCCCGAGACCGCCTTCCGCGACCTGGTCGCACCGCTGCGGGTCAGGGCGGTCGAGGGCACCGCCGACCTCCCCGCCCCCACCGACGCCCGGGTGCCATTCCTACTGGTCATCACCCGGGACCTGATCGGGGTGGTGGAGAGGCTGGAGCTCACCACCCTGGACGGCAAGCGCAAGCCCGGCCTCCTGGACCGCAACTACGCCGAGGCGGACCTGCCCCGCTTCGACCCGATCAAGGAGTTGGAGGTGCCGACCGGGACGGCGTACCTGCTCTTCGACGTCGACCGGGGCGAGGAGTTTCGCAACCTGCCCCCGAGCACCGCCGTGGAAGGGATGACCGCCCAGGGTCGTCTGCCGCTCACCATCGACGAGGGGCTCGCCTTCGTCACGCTGCACCCGGCCGCGCTGGCGAGCAACCGGTGCTTCTCGCTGGTCGGTTCCCGATGCGGCGACAAGCGGGTGCCGGCACTCTGGATCAGCCAGGGCGCACCGAAGCTGGGCTGGTGCTGGTACGGCAATCCGCACACCTGGCTCGGCTCCGCCTCGGCCCGGCCGGAACGCGTCGGCCTGGAGTGA
- a CDS encoding Uma2 family endonuclease: MTNPARPGHGAAWTVDDLQSLPEDDQVYEIFDASLLVSPHADVFHGAVANRLRRLLDRQAPVGVLVGQDIGVSAKRSSYFVPDLFVARESAVDRGGAALDPADVLLVVEVISPSNAGRDLVLKRHEYAAAGIPLYWLVEPRKQTLTVLANGAGGYREQALLPVGEVYRTEQPFPLTLTLADIF, encoded by the coding sequence GTGACCAATCCTGCTCGGCCCGGCCACGGGGCCGCTTGGACGGTGGACGACCTCCAGAGCCTTCCGGAGGACGACCAGGTCTACGAGATCTTCGACGCGAGCCTGCTCGTGTCCCCCCATGCGGATGTCTTCCACGGCGCGGTCGCCAACCGCCTCCGCCGGCTCCTCGACCGGCAGGCCCCCGTTGGCGTGCTCGTCGGTCAGGACATCGGGGTGAGCGCCAAACGTTCCTCCTACTTCGTGCCGGATCTCTTCGTCGCCCGTGAGAGCGCGGTGGACCGAGGCGGCGCGGCGCTCGACCCGGCCGACGTGCTCCTCGTCGTCGAGGTGATCTCGCCGAGCAATGCCGGCCGCGACCTCGTGCTCAAACGCCATGAGTACGCGGCCGCCGGTATCCCCCTCTACTGGCTGGTGGAGCCGCGGAAGCAGACCCTGACCGTGCTGGCGAACGGTGCGGGCGGTTACCGGGAGCAGGCGCTGCTTCCGGTCGGCGAGGTCTACCGCACCGAGCAGCCGTTTCCTCTCACCTTGACGCTCGCCGACATCTTCTGA
- a CDS encoding response regulator transcription factor, whose amino-acid sequence MNERRVLVVEDERTIAESIAARLRAEGFTVQIAADGPSAVAQFHAGQPDLVVLDVMLPGFDGLEVCRRIQAERPVPVLMLTARDDENDLLVGLAVGADDYLTKPFSMRELAARVHVLLRRVERAATPTPPAIRLGDIEINEAERRVRRDGTDVHLTPTEFDLLVHLAGRPRTVLPRERLLADVWGWVDGSGTRTVDSHIKALRRKLGAGLIRTVHGVGYALELPS is encoded by the coding sequence ATGAACGAACGCCGGGTACTGGTGGTCGAGGACGAACGGACCATTGCCGAGTCCATCGCCGCCCGATTGAGGGCCGAGGGTTTCACGGTGCAGATCGCGGCGGACGGGCCGAGCGCCGTCGCGCAGTTCCACGCTGGGCAGCCGGATCTCGTCGTACTCGACGTGATGCTGCCGGGCTTCGACGGCCTGGAGGTGTGCCGCCGGATCCAGGCCGAACGGCCGGTGCCGGTGCTGATGCTCACGGCCCGCGACGACGAGAACGACCTGCTGGTGGGGCTCGCGGTCGGCGCGGACGACTACCTCACCAAGCCGTTCTCGATGCGGGAGCTGGCGGCCCGGGTGCACGTCCTGCTGCGGCGGGTGGAGCGGGCCGCCACCCCGACGCCGCCCGCCATCCGCCTCGGTGACATCGAGATCAACGAGGCCGAGCGGCGGGTCCGCCGGGACGGCACGGACGTGCACCTCACGCCGACCGAGTTCGACCTGCTGGTCCACCTCGCCGGGCGACCGCGCACGGTGCTCCCCCGGGAACGGCTGCTCGCCGACGTGTGGGGATGGGTCGACGGGAGCGGCACCCGCACGGTGGACAGCCACATCAAGGCGCTGCGCCGCAAGTTGGGCGCGGGCCTCATCCGTACCGTGCACGGTGTCGGCTACGCCCTGGAGCTGCCGTCATGA
- a CDS encoding sensor histidine kinase has product MTATVLARLDRVLELLPRPLDPVRSIKLKLGVLLVASGAAGLAYFSYGIGWPPPVTSATAIAVALLTSQVLAHGMTSPLRDMTAAAGAMARGDYTRRVRATSRDEVGELAQAFNKMAEDLHAADQRRRELIANVSHELRTPITALQGVLENMVDGVADPEPAALRSALAQTERLGHLVADLLDLSRLDAGVVPLRRVRIDVGDFLDEAVEHATASASGAGLDVKFQLRELPAPLTVHADPWRLHQVFANLLDNAARHSPPGGIVRLSAEEQGDELRFEVSDEGQGIPPGERLRVFERFTRGDRSAGGGTGLGLAIARWVVELHGGQIGVLDPAKPHRGDRPGCRIQVTIPSDGPDRKEIA; this is encoded by the coding sequence ATGACCGCCACCGTGCTCGCCCGACTGGACCGGGTGCTGGAGCTGCTGCCCCGCCCCCTGGACCCGGTGCGGTCCATCAAGCTGAAACTGGGCGTGCTGCTGGTCGCCAGCGGTGCGGCCGGGCTGGCCTACTTCTCGTACGGCATCGGCTGGCCGCCACCGGTGACCTCGGCGACCGCCATCGCCGTCGCCCTGCTGACGTCGCAGGTGCTCGCCCACGGCATGACCTCGCCGCTGCGGGACATGACGGCGGCCGCCGGTGCGATGGCCCGCGGTGACTACACCAGACGGGTACGCGCCACCTCCCGCGACGAGGTCGGCGAGCTGGCTCAGGCGTTCAACAAGATGGCCGAGGATCTGCACGCCGCGGACCAGCGCCGACGCGAGCTGATCGCCAACGTCTCGCATGAGCTGCGTACGCCGATCACGGCGTTGCAGGGCGTGTTGGAGAACATGGTGGACGGGGTGGCCGACCCCGAACCGGCGGCGCTGCGGTCGGCGCTGGCCCAGACCGAACGGCTCGGGCACCTCGTCGCCGACCTGCTCGACCTGTCCCGCCTCGACGCCGGGGTGGTGCCGCTGCGGCGGGTACGCATCGACGTGGGGGATTTCCTCGACGAGGCGGTGGAGCACGCCACCGCCAGCGCGTCCGGGGCCGGACTCGACGTGAAGTTCCAGCTCCGCGAGCTGCCGGCACCACTGACCGTCCACGCGGACCCGTGGCGGCTGCACCAGGTGTTCGCGAACCTGCTCGACAACGCGGCGCGACACAGCCCACCCGGCGGCATCGTCCGGTTGAGCGCGGAGGAACAGGGCGACGAACTCCGCTTCGAGGTGAGCGACGAGGGCCAGGGCATTCCGCCCGGCGAGCGTCTGCGGGTCTTCGAGCGGTTCACTCGCGGCGATCGTTCGGCCGGCGGCGGGACCGGGCTCGGCCTGGCCATCGCCCGCTGGGTCGTCGAACTGCACGGCGGTCAGATCGGTGTCCTCGATCCCGCCAAACCGCACCGGGGTGATCGGCCCGGCTGCCGCATCCAGGTCACCATCCCCAGCGACGGGCCAGATCGGAAAGAGATCGCATGA
- a CDS encoding DUF4153 domain-containing protein gives MTSPGTTPLPSSGPQVPPTAKPGPSGPQVPPTVRPGPAGPPAAGQPQPWPAAPALPRPPSLIQRRWPGPSGSARPLVLAALTAAAVLGASALTTIRPGLGWLVAALAGTAALVTAGVVRAGTSSPATGVTAPAAATARPGATGAPGRAAQVAWAAATVALVAVGTVRAAGWLFALCLVAAAVTGTLAVTGGRSPLGMLVAATLPPAATVRSLPWAVRGLRDTRPAGSGIGLGRILTSLAISAGLLMLFGLLFSSADAVFADLVTGLLPDISPAGVVGWLMRLLLIGGGLLGAAYLVSRPPDLEGLRPGPSRPAHRLEWTLPLVLLDALFAAFVLVQLTVLFGGAGHVLRTANLTYAEYARGGFWQLLAVTALTLLVIAIAARRAPKATRADRLLVRALLGTLAALSLVIVASALYRMQVYTDAYGATRLRLFVTTVELWLGLLFVLVGVAVVRLRAAWLPRLVIGTAVLALLGLALVNPDRLIAERNVDRYLETGRLDVSYLSGLSADAVPALARLPEPMRICALGQIAAELPRDGLWATNLGREQARRKLDTIPLTGSATGCLDLRGW, from the coding sequence ATGACCAGCCCTGGCACCACCCCACTCCCAAGCAGCGGACCGCAGGTCCCCCCGACCGCCAAACCCGGGCCGAGCGGACCGCAGGTCCCCCCGACCGTCAGACCTGGCCCGGCCGGCCCACCGGCCGCCGGTCAGCCGCAACCGTGGCCGGCCGCACCGGCCCTGCCGAGGCCACCGTCGCTGATCCAGCGGCGCTGGCCAGGGCCGTCCGGCTCCGCCCGCCCGCTGGTCCTGGCGGCACTGACCGCGGCGGCGGTCCTCGGCGCCTCCGCGCTCACGACGATTCGTCCCGGCCTCGGCTGGCTGGTGGCCGCGCTGGCCGGCACCGCCGCCCTCGTCACCGCCGGCGTCGTCCGTGCCGGGACGTCGTCCCCGGCGACGGGCGTCACCGCGCCGGCGGCAGCCACCGCCCGTCCCGGTGCCACGGGGGCACCGGGGCGGGCGGCACAGGTCGCCTGGGCTGCCGCGACGGTCGCACTGGTCGCCGTCGGCACGGTCCGGGCCGCCGGCTGGCTCTTCGCCCTCTGCCTGGTCGCGGCGGCGGTGACCGGGACGCTCGCGGTGACCGGTGGGCGAAGCCCCCTCGGGATGCTGGTCGCCGCGACGCTGCCGCCGGCCGCGACGGTACGGTCGCTCCCCTGGGCGGTACGCGGACTGCGCGACACCCGCCCGGCGGGTTCGGGGATCGGGCTCGGGCGCATCCTGACCAGCTTGGCGATCTCCGCCGGCCTGCTGATGCTCTTCGGTCTGCTCTTCTCCTCCGCCGACGCCGTCTTCGCCGATCTGGTCACGGGCCTGCTGCCCGACATCTCACCGGCCGGTGTGGTCGGCTGGCTGATGCGTCTGCTGCTGATCGGCGGTGGGCTGCTCGGTGCCGCGTACCTGGTCAGCCGTCCCCCCGATCTGGAGGGCCTGCGCCCCGGGCCGTCCCGACCGGCCCACCGGCTGGAGTGGACCCTGCCACTGGTGTTGCTCGACGCCCTGTTCGCCGCGTTCGTGCTGGTCCAGTTGACGGTGTTGTTCGGCGGCGCGGGGCACGTGCTGCGCACGGCCAACCTCACCTACGCCGAGTACGCCCGCGGCGGGTTCTGGCAGTTGCTCGCCGTCACCGCGCTCACCCTGCTGGTGATCGCGATCGCCGCCCGCCGGGCACCGAAGGCCACCCGGGCCGACCGGCTGCTGGTCCGCGCGCTGCTCGGCACGCTCGCCGCGCTCAGCCTGGTGATCGTCGCCTCCGCGCTCTACCGGATGCAGGTCTACACCGACGCGTACGGCGCCACCCGCCTCAGGCTCTTCGTGACGACCGTCGAACTCTGGCTCGGGCTGCTCTTCGTCCTGGTCGGGGTGGCCGTGGTGCGGCTGCGCGCCGCCTGGCTGCCCCGGCTGGTGATCGGCACGGCGGTTCTGGCGCTACTCGGGTTGGCCCTGGTCAACCCCGATCGGTTGATCGCCGAGCGGAACGTCGACCGGTACCTGGAGACCGGCCGGTTGGACGTCAGCTACCTGTCCGGGCTGTCGGCTGACGCCGTACCGGCCCTGGCACGGCTGCCGGAGCCGATGCGCATCTGCGCGCTGGGGCAGATCGCCGCCGAGCTGCCCCGGGACGGTCTCTGGGCGACGAACCTCGGCCGGGAGCAGGCCCGCCGGAAGCTCGACACGATCCCGCTGACCGGCAGCGCGACGGGCTGTCTCGATCTGCGGGGATGGTGA
- a CDS encoding sodium/solute symporter: MGNNFVVPAIVAVTLVTVGIGFYGLRLARTTSDFLVASRAVSPTWNAAAIGGEYLSAASFLGIAGLVLKYGVDVLWYPVGFAAGYLALLLFVAAPLRRSGAFTLPDFCELRLGSRRLRILATAFVIFIGWLYLVPQLQGAGLTLATVAGSPYPLGALLVAAVVTANVALGGMRAITFVQAFQYWLKLTALAVPVIFLALQWQADGRPAVTPPDGPTFRVATTVVVEHRATLTLPDGDIREVRPGDELTFAAGDPVPEVSGVATDASDWLLPSAAGNDDRGLFATYSLILATFLGTMGLPHVLVRFYTNPDGAAARRTTLVVLALVGAFYLLPTLYGVLGRIYTPQLLISGQTDAVVVLLPGAALGDGTLGRLLAALVSAGAFAAFLSTSSGLLTSVAGVISTDVLGRGSVRGFRLATVIAGAVPTVLALHVSGLDVSQVVGLAFAVAASSFCPLLVLGIWWRGLTDVGAAAGVVVGGGAAIGAVLVTVLGPPLSGWPATLTSQPAAWTVPLAFTVMVAVSIATRRRAPADVAATMLRLHTPEALRL, encoded by the coding sequence GTGGGCAACAACTTCGTGGTCCCGGCCATCGTCGCGGTCACCCTGGTCACCGTCGGGATCGGCTTCTACGGGCTGCGGCTGGCCCGGACCACGTCCGATTTCCTGGTGGCGTCGCGGGCGGTCAGTCCGACCTGGAACGCCGCCGCCATCGGCGGGGAGTACCTGTCGGCGGCGAGCTTCCTCGGCATCGCCGGGCTGGTCCTCAAGTACGGCGTGGACGTGCTCTGGTATCCGGTCGGGTTCGCCGCCGGCTACCTGGCTCTGCTGCTCTTCGTGGCCGCGCCGCTGCGCCGCTCCGGCGCGTTCACCCTGCCCGACTTCTGTGAGCTGCGGCTGGGGTCCCGCCGGCTCCGCATCCTGGCCACCGCCTTCGTGATCTTCATCGGTTGGTTGTACCTGGTGCCGCAACTCCAGGGCGCCGGGCTCACCCTGGCCACGGTGGCCGGCTCCCCGTACCCGCTCGGTGCCCTGCTGGTGGCGGCCGTGGTCACCGCCAACGTGGCGCTGGGCGGGATGCGGGCCATCACCTTCGTGCAGGCGTTCCAGTACTGGCTCAAGTTGACCGCACTCGCCGTACCGGTGATTTTCCTGGCGCTGCAGTGGCAGGCCGACGGTCGTCCGGCGGTGACCCCGCCCGACGGGCCGACGTTCCGGGTCGCGACCACCGTCGTGGTCGAGCACCGCGCGACCCTCACCCTGCCCGACGGCGACATCCGGGAGGTACGCCCCGGCGACGAATTGACCTTCGCCGCAGGCGACCCGGTGCCGGAAGTGTCCGGAGTGGCCACCGACGCCAGCGACTGGCTGCTGCCCAGCGCGGCGGGCAACGACGACCGGGGGCTGTTCGCCACGTACTCGTTGATCCTGGCCACGTTCCTGGGCACCATGGGCCTGCCGCACGTGCTGGTCCGCTTCTACACCAACCCGGACGGCGCGGCGGCGCGCCGGACCACCCTGGTCGTGCTGGCCCTGGTCGGGGCCTTCTACCTGCTGCCCACCCTGTACGGGGTGCTCGGCCGGATCTACACGCCGCAACTGCTGATCAGCGGGCAGACCGACGCGGTGGTGGTGTTGCTGCCCGGTGCGGCCCTCGGCGACGGGACACTCGGGCGACTGCTCGCGGCGCTGGTCTCGGCGGGCGCGTTCGCGGCCTTCCTCTCCACCTCGTCCGGGCTGCTGACCAGCGTCGCCGGCGTGATCTCGACGGACGTGCTCGGCCGGGGCTCGGTACGCGGCTTCCGGCTCGCCACGGTGATCGCCGGAGCGGTGCCGACGGTGCTGGCGCTGCACGTATCCGGACTGGACGTCTCGCAGGTCGTCGGGTTGGCCTTCGCGGTTGCCGCGTCGAGTTTCTGCCCGCTGCTGGTGCTCGGAATCTGGTGGCGTGGGCTGACCGACGTGGGCGCCGCCGCCGGCGTCGTGGTCGGCGGCGGGGCGGCGATCGGGGCGGTGCTGGTCACCGTGCTCGGACCACCGCTGTCCGGCTGGCCGGCCACGCTCACCTCACAGCCGGCGGCCTGGACGGTGCCACTGGCCTTCACCGTGATGGTCGCGGTGTCGATCGCCACCCGTCGCCGCGCTCCCGCCGACGTCGCGGCCACCATGCTCCGTCTGCACACCCCCGAGGCCCTTCGCCTGTAG
- a CDS encoding ABC transporter ATP-binding protein: MTVEHPALALRGLAKRFDGTIAVAGVDLDVPAGSFYGLLGPNGAGKTTTLSMAVGLLRPDAGSAWVLGHDVWQDPLAAKRLLGVMPDGVRLFDRLTGAELLAYNGLLRGMDPAVVDQRAAELLDVLALGDAGRTLVVDYSAGMKKKIGLACALLHGPKLLVLDEPFEAVDPVSAALIRDILTRYAAGGGTVVFSSHVMEVVERLCSHVAILAGGVIKRVGTIGEVRGDRSLEQVFVEVVGGRTATGEELSWLSQ, from the coding sequence ATGACTGTTGAGCACCCCGCGCTCGCACTGCGTGGCCTGGCCAAGCGGTTCGACGGGACGATCGCGGTGGCCGGCGTCGACCTCGACGTCCCCGCCGGTTCCTTCTACGGCCTGCTCGGCCCGAACGGCGCCGGCAAGACCACGACCCTGTCGATGGCGGTCGGGCTGTTGCGGCCGGACGCCGGTTCGGCCTGGGTGCTCGGGCACGACGTGTGGCAGGACCCGCTCGCCGCGAAACGGCTGCTCGGTGTGATGCCCGACGGGGTCCGGCTGTTCGATCGGCTGACCGGGGCGGAGTTGCTGGCGTACAACGGGTTGCTGCGCGGGATGGACCCGGCGGTGGTCGACCAGCGGGCCGCCGAGCTGCTCGACGTGCTGGCGCTCGGCGACGCCGGCCGGACGCTGGTGGTGGACTACTCGGCGGGCATGAAGAAGAAGATCGGCCTGGCCTGCGCGCTGCTGCACGGTCCGAAGCTGTTGGTGCTGGACGAGCCGTTCGAGGCGGTCGACCCGGTCTCCGCCGCGCTGATCCGGGACATCCTCACCCGCTACGCGGCCGGCGGCGGCACGGTGGTCTTCTCCAGTCACGTGATGGAGGTCGTCGAACGGCTCTGCTCGCACGTGGCGATCCTGGCCGGGGGCGTCATCAAGCGGGTCGGGACGATCGGCGAGGTCCGCGGCGACCGCTCGTTGGAGCAGGTCTTCGTCGAGGTGGTCGGCGGGCGCACCGCAACCGGCGAGGAGCTGTCGTGGCTGTCCCAGTGA
- a CDS encoding ABC transporter permease: protein MAVPVSVDATPAAPVRAVSARHFVRLKLRVMGNSFRGQGWRIAMFIGGAVLGLWFAVSGFFLFAAPGLAGDGQYAVLIAAAGGGLLVLAWLLLPLVFFGVDETLDPARFALLPLPRRTLVTGLFVAALVSVPVLAVLIATFGLVLTAWSLGGWSAGLVAVVGVVAGLLLCVAASRAVTSAFATMLRSRRVRDLAAVLLAVTAALIGPLQVFGLAALREADWTRLTGMATVIGWTPLGAPWTVGIDVAQGRVWAAPVKLLITVVALGALLAWWSRSLESAMVGAASAGKAPARRGVTGGAVAQLFPRVAGWARRDQFGAIVAREARYWWRDARRRANLITIAVVGIFVPVMINVTGGDFAAMEDEGLTAAASDSSPVVVTISMVFVGVLAAVTLANQFGFDGSAYAANVVAGVPGRVELRARMTAFSLYVLPMLAVVAVLLSLLLGRPGWIGLTIGSLVATYGAGLAVNSLVSVLGAYSLPETSNPFAMNSGAGMAKGLLTLLSMVVSAVVAVPMVVAAALLGDAWLWLALPVGAAYGLGAALLGAYLAGDVLDRRQPELLATVTPRR from the coding sequence GTGGCTGTCCCAGTGAGCGTGGACGCCACGCCCGCCGCTCCGGTGCGCGCGGTCTCCGCCCGGCACTTCGTCCGGCTCAAGCTGCGGGTGATGGGCAACAGTTTCCGGGGCCAGGGCTGGCGGATCGCCATGTTCATCGGTGGCGCGGTCCTGGGGCTCTGGTTCGCCGTCAGTGGCTTCTTCCTCTTCGCCGCACCCGGTCTGGCGGGCGACGGCCAGTACGCCGTGCTGATCGCCGCGGCCGGCGGCGGACTGCTGGTGCTCGCTTGGCTGCTGCTGCCGCTGGTCTTCTTCGGGGTGGACGAGACACTGGATCCGGCCCGGTTCGCGCTGCTGCCGCTGCCCCGCCGCACGCTGGTGACCGGCCTGTTCGTCGCGGCCCTCGTCAGTGTGCCGGTGCTGGCGGTGCTCATCGCGACGTTCGGGCTGGTGCTGACCGCCTGGTCGTTGGGCGGCTGGTCGGCGGGGTTGGTCGCCGTCGTCGGCGTGGTCGCCGGGCTGTTGCTCTGTGTGGCCGCCAGCCGGGCGGTAACCAGCGCCTTCGCCACCATGTTGCGGTCCCGGCGGGTCCGCGACCTGGCGGCCGTGCTGTTGGCGGTGACCGCCGCGCTGATCGGCCCGTTGCAGGTGTTCGGCCTCGCCGCGCTGCGCGAGGCGGACTGGACCCGGCTGACCGGCATGGCGACCGTGATCGGCTGGACGCCACTCGGCGCTCCCTGGACCGTCGGCATCGACGTGGCCCAGGGCCGGGTCTGGGCCGCACCGGTCAAGTTGCTGATCACGGTGGTGGCGCTCGGCGCCCTGCTCGCCTGGTGGTCCCGGTCGCTTGAGTCGGCGATGGTCGGGGCGGCGAGCGCCGGCAAGGCCCCGGCACGGCGCGGAGTTACCGGCGGGGCCGTCGCCCAATTGTTTCCTCGGGTCGCCGGCTGGGCCCGCCGGGACCAGTTCGGTGCCATCGTCGCCCGGGAGGCCCGTTACTGGTGGCGGGACGCTCGGCGCCGAGCCAACCTGATCACGATCGCGGTGGTCGGCATCTTCGTGCCAGTGATGATCAACGTTACTGGCGGGGACTTCGCGGCCATGGAAGACGAGGGGTTGACGGCGGCTGCCAGCGACAGCTCACCGGTCGTGGTCACCATCTCGATGGTCTTCGTGGGCGTGCTGGCCGCGGTCACCCTGGCCAACCAGTTCGGCTTCGACGGCAGCGCGTACGCCGCGAACGTGGTGGCCGGGGTGCCCGGCCGGGTCGAGCTGCGGGCCCGGATGACGGCCTTCTCGCTGTACGTGCTGCCGATGCTGGCGGTCGTCGCGGTGCTGCTGTCGTTGCTGCTCGGCCGACCGGGTTGGATCGGGCTCACCATCGGCAGCCTGGTCGCCACCTACGGTGCCGGGCTGGCGGTGAACAGCCTGGTGTCGGTGCTCGGGGCGTACTCGCTGCCGGAGACGAGCAACCCGTTCGCGATGAACAGCGGTGCCGGCATGGCGAAGGGGTTGCTCACCCTGCTGTCCATGGTCGTCTCCGCGGTCGTCGCGGTGCCGATGGTGGTGGCCGCGGCGCTGCTCGGTGACGCCTGGCTCTGGCTGGCTCTCCCGGTCGGCGCGGCGTACGGGCTGGGCGCGGCGCTGCTGGGCGCCTACCTGGCCGGTGACGTGCTGGACCGGCGTCAGCCGGAGCTGCTGGCCACGGTCACGCCGCGCCGCTGA
- a CDS encoding alpha/beta fold hydrolase — protein MGSQTRYRSIVVDGRSVFYREAGAPDAPVLLLLHGFPSSSRMFETLLDRLADQFRLIAPDYPGFGHSDAPDPQSFPYTFDRIAGTMSNFAAAVGVEQYLLYVQDYGGPVGFRMALADPGRLRGLMVQNAVAHDAGLGPLWAVRRAFWQDRAGHEAAIRENVLSLAAIRARHVGNDPDPERYDPDLWVDEHAFLSRPGVIEQQLDLQYDYRTNVASYPAWQDWLRRTQPPLLVVWGRHDTSFEITEPEAYRSDVPGAEVHLLDGGHFVLDTRPDEVAALVRAFAGRILEAGRWGHNVSRES, from the coding sequence ATGGGCTCGCAGACGCGTTACCGCAGCATCGTCGTCGACGGGCGCTCCGTCTTCTACCGGGAGGCGGGCGCACCGGATGCCCCCGTGCTGCTGCTCCTGCACGGTTTCCCGTCCTCGTCGCGAATGTTCGAAACGCTGCTGGACCGGCTCGCCGACCAGTTCCGGCTGATCGCGCCGGACTACCCCGGTTTCGGGCACAGTGACGCCCCGGATCCCCAAAGCTTCCCGTACACCTTCGACCGGATCGCCGGCACGATGTCGAACTTCGCCGCGGCCGTCGGGGTCGAGCAGTATCTGCTCTACGTGCAGGACTACGGCGGGCCGGTGGGGTTCCGGATGGCGCTCGCCGATCCGGGCCGACTGCGCGGGCTGATGGTGCAGAACGCGGTCGCACACGACGCAGGGCTGGGCCCGCTCTGGGCTGTCCGCCGAGCTTTCTGGCAGGACCGTGCCGGGCACGAGGCGGCGATCCGGGAGAACGTCCTATCCCTGGCGGCGATCCGTGCCCGGCACGTCGGCAACGATCCGGACCCGGAGCGGTACGACCCAGACCTGTGGGTCGACGAGCACGCCTTCCTCAGTCGTCCCGGAGTTATCGAGCAACAACTCGACCTGCAGTACGACTACCGGACCAACGTCGCCTCGTACCCGGCCTGGCAGGACTGGCTCCGCCGGACCCAGCCGCCGCTGCTGGTCGTCTGGGGTCGCCATGACACCTCGTTCGAGATCACCGAACCCGAGGCGTACCGCTCCGACGTGCCGGGGGCGGAGGTGCACCTGCTCGACGGTGGGCACTTCGTGCTCGACACGCGACCGGATGAGGTGGCCGCCCTGGTCCGGGCCTTCGCCGGTCGGATCCTGGAGGCCGGGCGGTGGGGTCACAATGTTTCACGTGAATCATGA
- a CDS encoding flavin reductase family protein: MRWPPWSGPSPVGSWRPGGGVTMFHVNHEPGAEIHHTDPFAVPSGQRSPVRRLRGRLAAPVTLWTTPGPAGLTVSSTLVAEGEPDRLLGLIDPESDFWAAADEAGRFAVTPLGPSHRQLADRFAGLFPAPGGLFATGEWRETPYGPAPADAGGWAGCRLDSAREYGWGLLVEATIETVNLAEEAAPLLHYRGRYHELPS, encoded by the coding sequence ATGAGGTGGCCGCCCTGGTCCGGGCCTTCGCCGGTCGGATCCTGGAGGCCGGGCGGTGGGGTCACAATGTTTCACGTGAATCATGAGCCGGGCGCCGAGATCCATCACACCGATCCGTTCGCGGTGCCGAGCGGGCAGCGGTCGCCGGTACGCCGACTACGCGGTCGGCTCGCCGCCCCGGTGACCCTCTGGACGACGCCCGGCCCGGCCGGGCTGACGGTGTCGTCCACGCTTGTCGCCGAAGGGGAACCGGACCGGCTGCTCGGGCTGATCGACCCGGAGTCCGATTTCTGGGCGGCAGCGGACGAGGCGGGCCGGTTCGCGGTCACGCCGCTCGGTCCGTCGCACCGGCAGCTCGCTGATCGGTTCGCCGGCCTCTTTCCCGCTCCGGGCGGGCTCTTCGCCACCGGGGAGTGGCGGGAAACGCCCTACGGACCGGCCCCGGCGGACGCCGGTGGCTGGGCCGGATGCCGACTGGACAGCGCCCGGGAGTACGGCTGGGGCCTGCTGGTGGAGGCCACCATCGAGACGGTCAACCTGGCCGAGGAGGCCGCTCCACTGCTGCACTACCGCGGTCGGTACCACGAACTGCCGTCCTGA
- a CDS encoding DUF485 domain-containing protein, which translates to MSTDTPAPAASQSDKYLAVQRSDEFAGLRRALRGFVFPMTVAFFLWYALYVILSAYARDFMGTKLFGSNINVALVFGLLQFVSTFLIAWLYSRYADRKIDPIADRIREEIGEVTHEQGPRG; encoded by the coding sequence ATGTCCACGGACACACCCGCTCCGGCCGCTTCCCAGTCGGACAAGTACCTGGCCGTACAACGGTCGGACGAGTTCGCCGGGCTGCGGCGTGCGCTGCGCGGCTTCGTCTTCCCGATGACCGTCGCGTTCTTCCTGTGGTATGCGCTCTACGTCATTCTCTCCGCGTACGCCCGGGACTTCATGGGCACGAAGCTGTTCGGCAGCAACATCAACGTCGCGCTCGTCTTCGGCCTGCTCCAGTTCGTCTCCACGTTCCTGATCGCCTGGCTCTACTCCCGGTACGCGGACCGGAAGATCGACCCAATCGCCGACCGGATCCGCGAAGAGATCGGGGAGGTGACCCATGAGCAAGGTCCACGCGGTTGA